One Cucurbita pepo subsp. pepo cultivar mu-cu-16 chromosome LG07, ASM280686v2, whole genome shotgun sequence genomic region harbors:
- the LOC111799005 gene encoding uncharacterized protein LOC111799005 codes for MLIKPNFLGIVWDFLGNQTQNKERMVIPTWLESLLSTPFFYVCPLHKDAPRSECNMFCLDCHHRSFCFYCRSDLHHDHHVIQIRRSSYHDVVRVAEIEKVLDISEIQTYVINSARVLFLNERPQPKSSASKGGTHVCEICSRCLLDPFRFCSLGCKVKNEDSNFYPNEQKHEEVSRRRERIGRRLGEEEEEEEEELRVRRNQEGEIYQNHTHPSHSNSRRRKGIPQRAPF; via the exons ATGCTTATAAAACCCAATTTTCTTGGGATTGTTTGGGATTTTCTCGGGAaccaaacacaaaacaaagaaagaatggTAATCCCGACATGGCTCGAATCTTTACTGTCCACGCCGTTTTTCTATGTGTGTCCTTTGCATAAAGACGCTCCGAGAAGTGAATGCAATATGTTTTGCCTCGATTGTCATCATCGCTCGTTCTGCTTCTATTGCCGATCCGACCTACACCACGATCACCATGTTATTCAG ATTCGGAGATCGTCGTACCATGATGTGGTAAGAGTAGCAGAGATCGAGAAAGTTTTGGATATAAGTGAAATTCAAACGTATGTGATAAACAGCGCGagagttttgtttttgaatgaAAGACCTCAGCCGAAGAGCTCGGCTAGTAAAGGAGGCACCCACGTGTGTGAGATTTGTAGTAGATGTCTCTTGGATCCCTTTCGTTTCTGCTCTCTTGGTTGCAAG GTCAAGAACGAGGATTCAAACTTTTACCCGAACGAGCAGAAACACGAGGAGGTGTCgagaagaagggaaagaatAGGAAGAAGAttgggagaagaagaagaagaagaagaagaagaattgcGTGTAAGGAGAAACCAAGAAGGTGAAATATACCAAAATCACACGCATCCTTCACATTCAAATTCAAGGAGGAGGAAAGGCATCCCTCAAAGAGCACCTTTTTAA
- the LOC111799139 gene encoding magnesium transporter MRS2-11, chloroplastic-like: MPISPSLQLLRFPSQPLSSSSHHRLISDLASESRFFRSPWLASLAPLRNCRMKLSSTTKCFSMSNEDENWSDSEALVSDLDEGGDREDDIGVQQENPVATVASAQRIASSSPSDYLSLAIRELVYEVVEVKANGAISTRKINRRQLLKSSGLRPRDVRSVDPSLFLTNSMPTLLVREHAILLNLGSLRAIAMRDCVLIFDYNRPGGQAFIESLLPRLNPKNLNGAPEMPFELEVVEAALLSRTQRFEKRLMKVEPRVRALLEVLPNKLTATGLEQLRISKQTLVELGSRAGALRQMLLDLLEDPQEIRRICIMGRNCTLNKRSDVVECSVPLDKQIADEEEEEIEMLLENYLLRCESCHGQAERLLDSAKEMEDSIAVNLSSRRLEVSRVELLLQVGTFCVAVGALVAGIFGMNLRSYLEEHVFAFWLTTAGIIVGSVVAFFLVYSYFRDRRIL; the protein is encoded by the exons ATGCCGATCTCTCCATCCCTTCAACTCCTTCGATTTCCTTCCCAGCCACTATCCTCATCCTCTCACCACCGTCTCATCTCTGATCTTGCCTCTGAATCGCGCTTCTTCCGTTCTCCATGGCTTGCCTCTTTGGCTCCGTTGCGGAACTGCCGGATGAAGCTATCTTCGACAACGAAATGTTTCTCCATGTCCAATGAGGATGAGAATTGGAGTGATTCGGAAGCGTTGGTGTCCGATTTGGACGAAGGGGGAGATCGCGAGGATGATATTGGTGTTCAGCAAGAGAATCCTGTGGCCACTGTTGCTTCTGCGCAGAGGATTGCTTCCTCGTCGCCGAGTGATTATCTGTCGCTGGCGATCCGAGAGCTGGTTTATgag GTGGTAGAGGTTAAAGCCAATGGAGCCATATCCACTAGGAAGATTAACAGACGCCAGCTGTTGAAGTCAAGTG GGCTTCGTCCACGTGATGTTCGAAGTGTTGATCCATCTTTATTTTTGACAAACTCAATGCCTACATTACTG GTTCGTGAACATGCTATTTTGCTTAATCTGGGTTCGCTTCGAGCAATAGCTATGCGGGATTGTGTCCTTATATTTGATTATAACCG TCCTGGAGGACAAGCTTTTATTGAATCATTGTTGCCTCGATTGAACCCAAAAAACCTGAATGGAGCGCCAGAAATGCCATTTGAACTTGAG GTTGTTGAAGCTGCATTGCTTTCACGAACACAGCGTTTTGAAAAGCGACTAATGAAAGTAGAACCTCGT GTTCGAGCTCTACTTGAGGTATTGCCCAACAAATTAACTGCTACTGGGTTGGAACAACTTCGTATTAGCAAGCAAACTTTG GTTGAATTAGGTTCCAGGGCAGGGGCTCTCAGACAAATGCTTCTTGATCTTCTGGAGGATCCACAAGAAATACGACGTATCTGTATTATGGGAAGAAATTGCACTCTTAATAAGAGAAGTGATGTTGTGGAGTGCTCTGTTCCGTTGGATAAGCAGATTGCAGATG aagaggaagaagaaatagaaatgcTGTTGGAAAATTATCTCCTGAG ATGTGAATCTTGTCATGGTCAGGCTGAAAGGCTTCTGGATTCTgcaaaagaaatggaagattcAATTGCCGTCAATTTGAG CTCGCGGCGACTTGAGGTTAGCAGGGTGGAATTGCTTCTTCAAGTTGGGACATTTTGTGTGGCTGTTGGTGCTTTAGTTGCAG GAATATTTGGCATGAACTTACGATCTTACCTTGAAGAACACGTG TTTGCCTTCTGGTTAACAACAGCTGGGATTATTGTGGGTTCGGTTGTGGCATTCTTTCTCGTTTATTCATATTTCAGAGATAGGAGAATCCTATAA
- the LOC111798521 gene encoding histone H2B-like: MPPRRSRRIVGSVVRTTTKVVEETVHVAVVEGESQDVTQEPATAETGGDGVFRRNIPVEDPQTSPVWGDVKLTRPVDSTSEVTEDKDVTGKMESKARNGIRESRKKHEKKKEREVKKRRRGGGREGYKRYVFRVLKQVHPEVGISGQAMVILNNLMNDMFERLAEEATKLSKYTGGQTLSSREIQGAVKLVFPGELGKHAVAEGTKAVSTYVSYDHRRTRP; this comes from the exons ATGCCGCCGAGGCGATCCCGTAGAATTGTCGGTTCTGTCGTCCGGACAACCACCAAGGTAGTGGAAGAAACTGTGCATGTGGCTGTGGTGGAGGGAGAGAGCCAGGATGTTACTCAAGAGCCAGCAACGGCGGAAACCGGCGGCGATGGAGTGTTTCGGAGGAATATTCCGGTGGAAGACCCCCAAACTTCGCCGGTGTGGGGAGATGTCAAGCTGACAAGGCCTGTAGATTCCACCTCAGAGGTCACGGAGGACAAGGATGTGACGGGGAAGATGGAATCTAAAGCCAGGAATG GTATTAGAGAAAGTAGAAAGAAACacgagaagaaaaaggagagggAAGTAAAGAAGAGGAGAAGGGGCGGGGGAAGAGAAGGGTACAAGAGGTACGTGTTCAGGGTGCTGAAGCAGGTGCATCCGGAGGTGGGGATATCAGGGCAAGCCATGGTGATTTTGAACAATCTGATGAACGACATGTTCGAGAGGCTAGCTGAGGAGGCCACAAAGCTCTCCAAATACACAG GCGGGCAGACGCTGTCATCAAGGGAGATACAGGGGGCGGTGAAGTTGGTGTTCCCGGGAGAGCTAGGGAAGCACGCCGTTGCTGAGGGGACTAAAGCGGTGTCAACTTATGTCTCTTATGATCATAGGAGAACCCGACCATAG